A stretch of Porites lutea chromosome 5, jaPorLute2.1, whole genome shotgun sequence DNA encodes these proteins:
- the LOC140939047 gene encoding spliceosome RNA helicase DDX39B, which produces MAENDDNDLLDYEEEETETAAEAQAAKDLAKKDVKGTYVSIHSSGFRDFLLKPELLRAIVDCGFEHPSEVQHECIPQAILGMDIICQAKSGMGKTAVFVLATLQQLEQVDGQVSVLVMCHTRELAFQISKEYERFSKYMNNIKVSVFFGGISIKKDQQTLKTNCPHIVVGTPGRILALTREKTLNLKHIKHFILDECDKMLEQLDMRRDVQEVFRMTPHEKQVMMFSATLAKEIRPVCKKFMQDPMEVYVDDETKLTLHGLQQYYVKLKDQEKNRKLFDLLDVLEFNQVIIFVKTVYRCVALAGLLVEQNFPAICIHRDMKQEERLSRYKEFKDFSKRMLVATNLFGRGMDIERVNIVFNYDMPEDSDTYLHRVARAGRFGTKGLAITFVSDEKDAKILNEVQDRFEVNVGELPEEIDLSTYIEQGR; this is translated from the exons ATGGCCGAAAATGATGACAACGATTTGTTGGACTACGAAGAGGAGGAGACAGAAACCGCCGCGGAAGCCCAGGCAGCTAAAGATCTAGCGAAGAAGGACGTGAAGGGTACCTATGTCAGTATTCATAGCTCTGGCTTTAGAGATTTTCTTTTAAAGCCGGAACTTCTGCGCGCCATTGTCGACTGTGGATTCGAACATCCGTCAGAAG TTCAGCATGAGTGCATTCCTCAGGCTATCCTGGGCATGGATATCATTTGTCAAGCTAAGAGCGGCATGGGAAAGACTGCAGTGTTTGTTCTGGCAACACTACAGCAGTTAGAGCAGGTTGATGGTCAAGTCAGTGTGCTGGTTATGTGCCACACACGAGAGTTGGCCTTTCAGATCTCTAAAGAGTATGAAAGATTTTCTAAATACATGAATAACATCAAAGTTTCAGTGTTCTTTGGTGGCATCAGCATCAAGAAGGACCAGCAGACCCTCAAGACCAACTGCCCACACATTGTCGTTGGCACACCTGGCAGAATACTGGCTCTGACACGCGAGAAAACACTTAATCTCAAGCATATCAAGCACTTCATCCTTGATGAATGTGACAAGATGTTGGAACAGCTTG ATATGCGACGAGATGTCCAAGAAGTTTTCCGCATGACACCGCATGAGAAGCAAGTTATGATGTTCAGTGCCACCCTTGCCAAAGAGATCCGTCCTGTCTGCAAGAAGTTTATGCAAGAT CCCATGGAAGTTTATGTTGATGATGAAACAAAGCTCACATTGCATGGCCTTCAACAGTACTATGTTAAACTCAAAGACCAGGAGAAGAATAGAAAGCTTTTTGACCTTTTAGACGTGTTAGAGTTTAATCAG GTGATAATCTTTGTCAAAACAGTTTATCGCTGTGTGGCTTTGGCAGGGCTACTGGTTGAACAGAACTTCCCAGCCATTTGTATCCACAGAGATATGAAGCAGGAAGAAAG GCTGTCTCGTTACAAggagtttaaagatttctccaAGAGAATGCTGGTTGCCACCAACCTGTTTGGCCGTGGAATGGACATAGAGAGAGTGAATATTGTCTTCAACTACGACATGCCTGAAGACTCTGATACCTATCTTCACAGG GTTGCAAGAGCAGGACGTTTTGGTACCAAAGGTCTTGCCATTACATTTGTATCAGATGAAAAAGATGCCAAGATATTGAATGAAGTTCAAGATCGATTTGAAGTGAATGTAGGAGAACTCCCAGAGGAAATTGACCTTTCAACATACA TTGAACAAGGACGCTGA